Sequence from the Podarcis raffonei isolate rPodRaf1 chromosome 16, rPodRaf1.pri, whole genome shotgun sequence genome:
CATCCTTAAATTCTACATAACCTTTCCAATTGATGGTTAGTGACCCCATTAGTGTCCATAGACTCTGTACATGACTTCCTTACCTGTTTGGttggaaatcttcccttctggacatggaaggcaatcatagcagcaaaatggcatCCCTTCCTTCTTTGCCTTACGATAACCCAAGGGGCAATTGTCATTACAAAGAGAAAGAGGCTGTGCCTGTCCACAGATGAAAGAGGAGGATGTTTACTAGATGGTGAAATTCTGCAGTGTTACCCCCTAACCCATGAAAGGCGAACCATCTTTGGGGTTGGAGATTTGGCCAGTCTTCTCTAAGCACATATTTTAATGTGAGGGTCATGAGGAACCAGCAATAACTGGAAGAACTCTTGTAGGGCTCAGAGTGTGGGTTGGATTATTCCTATGGGGTATGATGGGGGTCGTGTATCTATTGCCTCATGCCAGGTGGTTAACACTCACTTTGGAGCTGAGGTTGAGGCAGTTTAATAAAATCAGATCTTCAATGCAAACACCTTTGACTCTTTAATAAATGTGTAAGCATTATTGAACTCCAACATTTATATCTCATCTCGTTATACTGGTATCCATGTGGAAATGCGTTGAGTTTATGTTAGGTTTCCAAAATAGCAATACAGCTGGAATTTAGAATGCAGAGGCTTCATAGAACCTTTTCTACTACTGGTAACACTTGTCCATATGATAAAAAATGGGAACTCTATGCACCATCTCATATTTTGGAACACATTGAAATGCAGGTTACTATAATTTCCTGTCCCACCGATGAAATTGGTTGTTTTTGCTTGGTTATAGTTTGCTTATTCTTTTAAgcctatttttattctttttttgtttttgtttttatacttcTACATTTAAAAGTATGTTCAATTTAATCCTTGATTACAACCTTTTAGGACAAATGTCTACAAATTCTTTAAATGTTAAAGTTTTCCAAGGAGAATATTTTATTTGATGAAAAGAAGGTTTTGGATGGGTGAAATCACCCAACTGACACAGCAAAGAAACCTCTGCACCCATGTCCACATGTGTACACTAAAGCTATAGATGAGCAGCGCTATGCCAGTATCTGAACAGTGAAAAATTGAAGATGGGACTAATGGATAGCCCCCAATACATGAATGGACCTTACCTGGTTAAACCTGTTGGGCCACACAATGGCTTCCTCAGAAATAGTGAGCACTTCTTCTTGAGGAGCCATGGGGTCTATGCTTCCAACTTTGACTCTGCAGAAAGACTGGTTTGGGAACGTGAGCCAATTCATAATATCAAATCCAGCCTCCATCTCACCATTTTCATTGAAAGATACTTTTCCTCCAGCGCTATTGTTAAATGAGATGCTTCTTACAAAGTGGTTGAGCTAAATTGGCAAGGAAAGAAATAGCAATTCATGAGGAAATCATGGAGATTTCAACGAATCTATCTAACGAAAAGTTTGCCCTAAGAATGACTAAAGCTGGATCCATCCAAATTCAAATTTACATTAAgatttagaaacaaaaaatatgtCAAGTAAGGCATGCATAGAATGATTCCTGCCTTCCGCCCATCAGCAGAAGGAAGAGTCAGGAACAGATTGATCCATGGTCTCTAAACCAACCCTTATGAGGAAAGGGTGAAGGAGCTAGACAtgtctagcctggaaaagagactgggagcagatatgatagccatcttcaaatatttgaaggactctcacatggaagatgcagcaagcttgctttctcctgcctgATTGAGGGAGTTGCCCCAGATTGAgagagttggggatgtttagcctggaaaagaggagactgatggccatcttcaagtatcttaaCGGCTGTCTAACGGAAAatggagcaaggttgttttctccttttctggagggtaggacctgaacaaatgacttcaagttacattaaaggagattccgactaaacatcaggaagaactttctgacagcaagggcTGTTCagttgtggaatggtctcccttgggaagttgtggactcttcttccttggagatttttaagcagaggttggatggccatctgtcatagatgctttagctgagattcctgggtGTTAGCCTAGATGACTCTTCAGGTCTCTacaaactctataattctatgattctatgctcttACGTTCCTACATTCTTAGTGTGCTCAGAACATTACCTTCCACAGCTGTTGACTCAAAATCTTCATTCTTCCTTCATCCACCATTGCTCTGTGCTTGAACCTTGATGAATGCATGGCATGCAATGCATGTGCCACAGCAAAGACAGCAGTGTAAACACTGTAGCTGTGGcctgtcatgctcatttcaaaaacagaGGCAGGCAGAGTCTCCAGTTTCTCCCTTCCAGTGCAGATTTTTCCATTGTCTATGTCTGTCATGGGATTGAGGAAAGAACATTCAAATGCGTCTCCCCAAAACTCTCTGATAAAGGCATATTTGTTTCCTGAAGAAGGTTTTATCATCTGAAGAAATTTCTGGAATCCTATTACCTCCTTAGAGTGAACGGCAACGGAGATAGCACCATGAAGGAAATCTATGTCCCAATTTCTTTGAAAGGAAACTGATGTGAAACCCATCTGGGATGTCATAATCCAGATTTTACCTTTGTCATTTGTTGATCTCCCCCAGCCAGTGTAGACGGGCAGCATTCTCAGACTTAACATGGTATCAATTTCACCATGAACGATCATTGCATTAACAGTGCTATTCCGGATAACATTGCATGTTTTAATCAACTCATCAATTTTCTTATCAAAGTCACTAGAGTGAGTAAATTGAGGCATTGATATCATGAAATCAAAGCAGATGTCTCTCTGAGCAAACATGGGAACCACTGTATGTATGAATTTTTCTCCGTTGTCATCATGCGCAGATAACACCCCAATCCACGTCCACCTGAAATGAAGCAGTAACTGAAGAATGCCTTTATACTGATGATCCACATCTGGAAACATCTGGTGGTAGAGGACAGTCTGAATTTTCTTATTTATCACTGGAGCAGTGCCATAGATGAACTAacgaaaatgggggggggggaatcaaggtaGGAAAAATTATATAGTGAAGATCTGAGCAGCCCTGTTCAACAATTACACCAGAGTAAACATATATGGCAGCTTCTCCAGAACAGAGGACAGAATAGATGCCCTCATGGAACAGCACAGTGGAGTAGTCAATCAGTTTCACAGGCACATCTCTTTTTTATGCTTTATTATCCATAATTACATCCATACTTCAAAGACATATCTTCATTATTATCTGTAAATAAAACTTATCAGAACAaaatttcaacaacaaaaaagtcttCCTATTATTAATTTAGTACATAAATTTGACTTCCCATCCTTTTCAAAATCTTTTCACTCTAATAAACCTATTGCCCAAACTTATCAACATATTAGTAATGAAATAATAATGTACATCGGTATATGTATATCTGTTTTAACCCTTTTAACCTTAGTTATTTACAGAGATTACTCAAAAGCTGCAACCAAATTTAGATTgcaacaattattttttaaatatctctTTAAAGGTTCCCAGTTATCAATGAGGGAGAAACTTCAAAAGATGTTATACTGTTGGTATTTAACCCCTTCCAAATTCACAGGCATATCTCACATGATGTCAGTGTAATTCAGGGGTAGGTGGGATGTTGCTCAGTAGGtcttttggactccagttcccataagtcccagtcaacatggccaatggtcagagactgTGACAATTGTAGTCCACAATTTTTGGAGGGTAAACATTTTGGCTGTGCCTGATCTAAGGAATGTGTTCATTTTAAGGAAACACAGCCTTCTGAAATTAAAAATAACCGATCTTAGTTAACttaaatgtttctttctttctttctttctttctttctttctttctttctaaaaaaatatatttaaaagttaCAATACAATGCATTTCCAAGAAATATAGAAGCTCCACAGATACCACTGTGATGATGGTGGTATTAAAATATCCTGTTCTTCttcaacaaaacagaaaaagggaGACCAGATTGTGTTAAAGATATCTTTTTTGGAGATGCCTTTGATTAGTTGCTGATGGTATGTTAAGTGTTTCtgactacctaaattgtatagaaatttattcatgtatgtgactacagcagcaagaatctaacttgctcaaaaatggaaagaagaagaagtcccagcaaaggaaaaatggatacaaaaacttagggaatatgcagaaatggtgaaacttactggaagaataggAAATTAATTACTGGAAGAATaggaagttaatttggatatgcagaagatattaaaaataaatttaaggaactgcagaaagagggggaaggaagtttcGAAatattaaaatgactgtaaaatcagtgaaatgtatgtaTCTGAAAagtgtagatttttaaaaaaaatatgttatatGTTTCTGATATATAGGATGATATCCAGCATTAGTCATACACAAAGGTGATCCTTTGTCCAACTTTATTGGGTATCACCCATAACCTACATGTTTTTCATAAGTGGAAGACATCACATTGGCTAATCCTATAGCAGGCCTTATAGTGAGGTGGACAGAAAGTACATTGGGATCTAATGGTAGATCTTGCAGATAAGACTAGATACTGGTACGCTAGTGCAACCATAGACATGGCCACAAGTGCATCAACAAGTCTCCGCAAACCACTATAACACACATACCAACAACCCCCCAAATGCCCCCTACCACTGTATTGTCTCAATAGAGGCTCACATCTTCATAGATTTAGAGGGACAACCTGTCAAATCTTCCACTGTTAAATATGGTATTTTGGAAGCAATTCCTATCTTCAATGTACAAATCAATATCTGAAACCAAGGCATGTGGCTAATGTTCTCTTAAACTCTCTAGCTCTGCACACATGtattacctgtggaatcttgtagatgcACAGGATGTCTGCCATGTGGAGACAAACTTCAGAGGTGGGCCCCCCAATGACAGCTACTGGGTTGTTGATATTATCACATTTGTAGTTAGGGATGAATCTGCCCTGGGTGGAGAAGACCTCCAGTGCGGCCTGGTAGGTCCATCTTGGATTGAAATAGCTGTTATAGATATGGACGCCCAGGGTGAGATTAGGCAAAATCTTAGGATTTTCGTTAAGCTCCTTTACAGCAAATATTGAGGCTAGAATATGCTGGTAGATCTGAATCA
This genomic interval carries:
- the LOC128404257 gene encoding vomeronasal type-2 receptor 26-like → MLVLVFLPQVVSKVPSIKCDVSDPLSILHKHYQSGDLIIAGIMSHIYRFSNSISFRERPSNDLFDGALSMIQIYQHILASIFAVKELNENPKILPNLTLGVHIYNSYFNPRWTYQAALEVFSTQGRFIPNYKCDNINNPVAVIGGPTSEVCLHMADILCIYKIPQFIYGTAPVINKKIQTVLYHQMFPDVDHQYKGILQLLLHFRWTWIGVLSAHDDNGEKFIHTVVPMFAQRDICFDFMISMPQFTHSSDFDKKIDELIKTCNVIRNSTVNAMIVHGEIDTMLSLRMLPVYTGWGRSTNDKGKIWIMTSQMGFTSVSFQRNWDIDFLHGAISVAVHSKEVIGFQKFLQMIKPSSGNKYAFIREFWGDAFECSFLNPMTDIDNGKICTGREKLETLPASVFEMSMTGHSYSVYTAVFAVAHALHAMHSSRFKHRAMVDEGRMKILSQQLWKLNHFVRSISFNNSAGGKVSFNENGEMEAGFDIMNWLTFPNQSFCRVKVGSIDPMAPQEEVLTISEEAIVWPNRFNQVRSIHPLSLCNDNCPLGYRKAKKEGMPFCCYDCLPCPEGKISNQTDMDDCFPCPQDHYANVEQDSCIPKFISFLSYTEVLGISLATLALSFSFITALVLCIFIKHRDTPIVKANNRSLTFSLLISISLSFLCSLLFIGQPDKVTCLLRQTAFGIIFSVAVSCVLAKTTIVVLAFMVTKPTRKWVGRRQTLSIVCSCSFIQATLCGVWLTTSPPFPDLDMHSMTKEILLECNDGSVTMFYCVLGYMGVLAIVSFTVAFLARKLPDSFNEAKFITFSMLVFCSVWMSFVPTYLSTKGKYMVAVEIFSILASSAGLLGCIFFPKCYIIVLRPELNSKQQLRRRKH